The nucleotide window ctaaggccacccgaaaatatgacttgaaaagtcactctaacagtcaaccgaaaaatatgacttgaaaagtcactctaatagccaaccgaaaatttAGTGCGAcagaaagaaaaagggagaaatTTTTCGAAAATGTATTGGctgaaatatgggagggagaaaaaaaagttaaagaaatgTTTATCAACTGggacaagaaaaaatgaagaaagagacTCTCTATATATAAGGAGTGAAatactattcaagtgtttactCTGAGCGATGTAGaacttgaagttttttttttcttttttttttcaaaactttcacCCATTGTCTCATTTGTTCTAACATTATGGTCAGAGAGATGTTGTTGCTCTTGCTTGTAAATTTTAGTTCATTGTGTTTGTGCCTATACTTCTTTACTTATACTTGTGAATTTTTGTTCTTTCATTTGACTATTTGAGTTTATGATCTCGGAAACAGAGCAATTCATCATCTTGCTTTGGTTTTGGCTTGAGAGATGTTGAATTAGTTCCTTTTCTGTTAaatctgtttttgttttcttctgcttTGGAATCAAGCCTTCTAAGCTTACTTCCTTTTTTGGTAAATACTTTTATTTCTGAGTGGAGGATATTTTTTAATCCATGTGGACATGAGAATTCCAAAAATTGAGAATTGTAAGACATAAAAGGGCATGTAGTTATGATACGACacataaattaatatcaaatgaaaacgtatttaaaaattataaggcATCCTAATATGAAAacgtatttaaaaattataaggcatcctaataaaaaaatttctcgtTTTACTTCCTTAATCCGTGTCTTAACGTTTACTTTTTTGAATTATTGAGTTGGTGATTTTCAAAATGCCAGGCTCCAAAAATTTCATTCATGAAGCCAATTGGCAGCGTGAGTGTCTCAGGCCACAAATTCGTGGGGTGCCCCATGCCCTGTGGCACGCAGATAACACGGTTGGAGCACGTCAACGCTCTTTAAGGGACGCCACAATCATGGGAAGCAGGAACGGGCACGCCCCTATATTCCTTTGGTACGGCCTCAACATGAAAGGCTACAGAGGGTTTCAGAAAGAGGTGCAGAAGTGTTTGAGGAATGCACACTACTTCAAGGGTCGCCTTTGTTTGAGAGGCCTCATGATGAGGGGTTTGTGCACAAGTGGCAGCTTGCATGCCAAGGCAACATTGAGAAACTTGGATGATTTTCTTAATGAGCTTGTGGTTTAGAGATGGGAAGTGTCAACCTTATTGTATAGCTTCTGATATAGGCAAGGAAAATTGCCTTTGTGCTATGCATAGGTGACTTGTGGTTAGGCCTCAGCAAAAAAGTTCAGTATCCTAATCTGATTCAATTCCAGTCTAGTCCAATCTGTTTTAAATCACTTTAATGGATTGGACTTGTGTTAGAGTTGTGTGAGAAGTAACTATATTTGTGATGTCCTCCAGTTGATCAGTTTGTGATTCACATCTTCACAGATTGTGTTGGCTTCCAAACAAAGtagctaaaataaaaatagatggaTAAAAATTGCTAAAAAGTGGCTGGTGGTTTAGAAATGTTCCTATCTGATGTATATATCATTTCCTCGTACTCGTGGAGAAGTTCTTTATGGTTTTTCTACTCTTTCTAGGATCGATTTTAaagtggattttttttattgcatattTGAAAGAGGAACTAAAAGAGTTTTGATCTTAGGTGAAAGTAAGCTTGGATCTCATAAACAACATCTTAGATTTGAATAGTATAATCAGCAAAAATCCAATTAATAGATAATCTCACTCGAAAAATTAGTTTGTCACTTTTAGTTAAATCTTTTCttctaattaagtttttttatttataaaacttaaaCATATCATTCGAACTAAGAACATGTTAATCTTTagtactattttatttatttaatattttatctttataaacaTTGAAATATTGGTTGGtcaataataaatagataatctacttttaaataatgatgatgtagttatgaatatttgtgtttaaattttatcagaattattttacatgctatttgtatgtttaaaatttttatttttattgtttgatttttaattattaaaatcttgtaataattagataaaactttaaaggaaaacataaataattatcttaatattttttagaagctagaaaataactttaaaaaaataaaaaaatatgccaAAATATTTTGGAGGAAATTTATAGAAACGCATATGAAACCAAGAAGCCAGAATCCAACTAGTCAATTTGGATAACAGAACTAGTTAAATTCTCTTAGACCATTGAACAGAAAAGCAACAAAtgtgtatatttaaaatataaaagccCTCTCTGGTAGAACGCTTGCCCGTTATTATTAGCTTTAGGTCTCAGCCTTTGCTTCTTCTGCTTTGGGCTTCTCTTCTTGAACCTTTACCTCATCTGTTTTAGGCTCTTCTGGCTTGGGTTCAGCCGTTACTTCTTCTGTCTTTGGTGCCTCCTCTACTTTCTGCCAGTACATAGGTGATAAATTAATAAGCAGATAAAGCACGTTTAGGCAGagaaaatatatgtttatttttttttatcaataattataaaattattactttatatttaaaatacttataataGGTGCAGCCTGATAATcaattttgttgttttctttaaatatttaaaaataataataaaatgcagAAAGACTGATGCTTTgaatttttactattatttatagaaaaaccaTACAGGCAGTAACCTATCATCATGCAAAAATTAAAAGGGCTAGATAACTAAATTGTTGTGAAGGGTGTCTATACCACAATAAAttaatctgaaaaaaaaattaaattaaacaaattgaaaaaataaatattatatatatatattgaatttcaaatttagtttaaatattgatcaaatctaataataattgaatatatatatatatatatatatatatatatatatatatatatataatgttacaTATACGATTTTGTTAATAGAATTTTCATATGGCTGACACTTGAATTAgtaatatttatgaatttattatattaatgtatttccTTCATGCTCTGACTATTCAAATTTTGTTCATTGGTCTTACTAAAAGaaatgttttgtaatttttctaaaatgataaataattcaaaaagaattaaaacTTGCAAAGTAAATTTTTTCTCTCCAAATAAACGGACCGGAATATcccaaagaagaaaatatatttacaataacttgtgtaaaaaaattccattaaaaactatttaaatgATAGAAGTGAAACtccaattataattaaaatatattattaaaattactttGAAAACTACATCTAACTTTTGTCTAATTCCACAAGGGGGAAAAGTGAAtgcttaattataaattttatctctaaaattttattattttataaattttatcactcaaacttttatttttatgaattttatcactaaagttttatttacaaattttaccATTCAACTTTCTaacatttcataaattttattattgaaatttttaatttttatgtattttatcatCATATTGACAACAAAACGATattgtttttatgttatttttaactttctttctttatacATCAACGGtgataaattatgtaaaaattgaaaagatagataataaaattgataaaaaaaacttaaatgataaaatttgtaaaataataaaagttaggtaataaaatttaaaattaagctTAAATTTAATGcagaatatataatttgaagGAGATTAAAAATGTAGTACCTCGTTGAGCAATGTGCCTAGAGACTTAATCTCGGAGTCGTTGGGGGTTTGATCCTTCAACTTGGTCTCAACATTTGCTTCACTACTCTCCTTCTGCTCAACCTTAACCTCCTCGATCACAGGCTCAGGCACTGCCTCAGGACCCTCATTGGTTTTGGGATTGCTACCACAGTTTCCCATCttcaatatttctttatttgataGCTATAGGGAGAATGAACCAAGTTTATTTCTTGATCGTCCTCCCTCTACGTTAAAAAGGaatattgttattgttagtTAATTCTTCATGAAAGGGTTTATAAAGGGTCGTTTCATGTTTGTTCTGGATTTCTTGGGGTGGTAACTATTGGCTCGCAAAATTTTGAGGAGACCAATGGCTGCTATTACTTATATTTAGCAAAGGATTCATTTTAAGCTCTGTTATTAATGTATCAAGCTTAAAAAACCACTATGATTAGAGTCAATCAACCAATCTTTtgcttttgataaaattaaaataaaataaccacCACGTCTTTTTCACAAATAGGGGgacaacaaaagaaacaaatttgCGGTTTTTGTGTCCCTTATGCCTGTTTGTATATGCAATTATGTATGTAATGTGAattaagtataatatttttctttcttttcttttcttttcaaaatttcaatgatTGTAATAAAACACACGCATATATAGTCACCATTCACCAACACAAGCAACTCTGGCTTTTCATTTTGTGCAATGGTTAGATTTTGAATCGGTAAATCTCCTGGTGGATTGCAAAGATGTTTTGGCCCCACGAACCAATCATCAAATTTATGATTCTTCAAGTTAGATTTAAAAATCAGGATTTtaaatcttcaattttttttttttaatttatcaaacatGAATGGGAGCAAAGCGATCGATCTGATGAAGCTGTAGGATATAAAAATTAATCGGTAGGAGAGTGTTCTGCCAAGTGTAATCTACGGGCTGAATTTCCATCCAATCCAACATACTTATGGGATCCGACCCATATGGATGGACTATGggaaatatacttttttttcttcttacaaaTGGGAAAACATACTACTTCTTCGGTCCCAAATTAAGCATTATTCTAAGTTGTTGTACACAAATCAATAAAAGatcataaatagataaaaaagaatattaatttataaaattaatcttattaaataaatgaaaaataataatattaatattagattcaaaaataaagtaatatttattaaggatatgagtgaaaagaaataattaatgttatatttaaaaactaaatatgatatttattttaggataatttttttccctaaatgtaatacttatttttggaatatgtataAAACCACTCTATTACATGAGacaattttaactttaatttattgtggtatataataagtttaaaaGAAGGACGGTAGCAAAATAtttgcttttatatatatatatatatatatatatatatatatatatatatatatatatatatatataaaagtaattttaacatttatcaatagataaaatgattAGTGTATTCAATGCATTTAAGTGCATAATTGATCTCAACTAGGATTTATtaagtgattttaattttgataaactttttcaacaattaaaataGTGCAAATAATACTCTTCAAGCTAGTGATGTATCATGTATGcatttaaagaaatatattttctatataattTAGTACTCTTAATTATAaggaattatttttcttttgttagaacctatttttttaaaaatatcttcaattttaaaaataatctgaCACCATCAATATTGTATGAAAAAAAGATAAGCCATTTCAAATCTTCAATACTCAATACCTTAATGATCcacaaaagaataagaaaataaaatgaattattagTATGGCCTACAGGAAGATAATAATAAGTACAATTGCAATTTTCTTTTACACATCATCATTAATTATTCTACAACAGTTTCCTAGAAACCGAAGTCCCAGTATGCTATGTAATAGCATTTCTGTAATATTGATGGACATTCTATATAAGTTGCCTTAAAATTAATATAGTGTCGCGGTGATTTTTGGATATCAAGCTATTGATTAGCATTGACTCGCATTTTTTAAGATCACCaccgatcttttatttttccgaagaaaagggagaaagctcgaaaaaaacctattttttaagAGATCAAAGGTCCGGGGGTTGGTTACGCAAAGGGAAGGTACTAGCACCCTAAACGTCTATAGTACTCTATAGGAACCTCttgcttattttatctttatgctaaattaattatttgtttggaAATAAATGCTCAAGTGTGGAAAGATTAAAGAGGTGGGTTcgaaagaaaggagaagaaaaaagtttttgtttatttttatttgatttgggaagACAAAGTCTTTTGCCTACATACCCGAATGGGATCAAAATCATGTAGTTCGGAGTAGAAAATCAAGTGATtggttttgattgattttaaagttCGAAAAAAGAAGAGTTTAGGCAAGGTAAGAGGCCGAAAAGGcatagaagaaataaaagaagtgagttcgattgattttaaattagaaaaaatgttttgattgattaaagattgattaaagatttgattaagaaagaaagaaaagattgacccttttttttgaaattttgattatggaaagtttttgtttttttttttttttttaattatgcggAGATAAGTCTAAACGCGCCGGATCCCTTAAAATGACGTTGGATCAAGTGAGGGTCCATTTTCCTCGGATACGgttcaaatcacatgatcgtcCTCGGCgggaaacataaaaataaatgtgagtgTCGGTGcagattctcattttttttttttttttttttttttttacattggacCTAGATACATTCTAAttggcaataataaataaaaattgcaaatgcattaaaataaatatgctggaagaaataataaaatgcatgaaatacaaaacaataaatacatatggtgcataaaataaataaagaaaatgaaatgcaagacataaaaataaatataatgctggaaataaataaaataaaaaaaatgaaaataaaaatgcaagacataaaataaacatgatgctaaaaaataaaaaaatgcaagacataaagtaaatatgatgcatagaataaaaaataaacaaaataaaataataaaaaaaagcaaaacataaaataagtatgatgctgaaaataaaataaaacgaaaataaaaatgcaatacagaaaataaatatgatgctaaaaagaatgcgagacataaaaataaaatgcaaggcaaaaataaatatggtacataaaataaagaaaatataagtgcaagacaaaaataaatatgtggctggaaaataaaatgcaagacaaacaattaaacatgatgctggaaaataaataaagaaaataaaaatgcaaggcataaaattaaatatgatgcgtaaaaataaaaatgcaagacataaaataaatatggtgcgtaaaaaaagaaaaagaaaagggtgcAGTAAGGAAAAAAGGGGGTGAGAGTAGGAAtcggaaaagaagaaaaagagaaaagaaaaaaaaaaaaaaaaaaatgggccaGAGGTGAGTCCAGCGGGCCAAAAAAGGAGAACCGGACCGGTTTGGTCCAAGGAAAAAAAACCGAACCGGTCCGGCCTCTATATAAGGGCTCGGGGCCGGTTTTTTcccatttttaaaaaacttttctctctcttctcttttctctcttccctttttctctcttctctctctagcACACACCGCCGGAAGTTGTTTACCGGCGCAGTGGCTGGCCGGCCATGGGTGGCGGCGCCGCCGCGTCGGAAACAGAGTCtcctccttttttaaaaaaactacatgTTCTGAATTCCTTTTTTCTCCTAGTCCTCAAATCCACcgttattttttgaaaaccaacACTGATAAAGCCTAGATCTAGCCTTGAATCTTAGAAAAAAAGGTGAACTACCTTTGTCCTTATGTTATCGTTTAAGCTTCAGAGTGAAAACGGTTACAGCTTGGGTTGTGGGTGTGGGTGTTTGACGCAGTGCTTGTGGttgtgtgggtgtgggtgtttgacgcggtgcttgtggttgtgtgggtgtgggtgttTGACGCGGTGCTTGTGGTTGGTGGTGTTTGGTGTGGGCTTGGCCGCTAGTGGTGGTTGGTGTAGGCTTTAGGCCGCATGAGTGAGTGGGTTACTGTGTTTGCAGGGATTTCTGTTctaatgttttgattttatgagcaagatgattttggtttttttttttgtttttgttggtgGTTCACGGAGGAGGAGGGTGTTGCTGAGTGGTGGCTGGTGGTGGCTAGTGGTTCACGGAGGGGGAGGGTGGTGTTGAGCGGTGGCTAGGCCGATGGTTAGTGGTGGCTTGGCTGTTGGTATTCCGACTGTTCGTATTCACCTCTGCCCTCTCTCCGACATGCACAGTAATTAATGCCGCATTTAAAGGTCATAATTAGGGTAAAAAAAACGAAGAGCCCCTCTGGGCCTGGACCGAGAAAaccgaaaagaaaaaagaaaaaaaggaaaggaaaaggaaaaagaaagaaaaagaaagaaaaaaaacaaaatataaaacagcaaaataaaaaaataaaataaaataaaataaaaaaataaaataataataataataataaaaaaaaaaaataaataaataaaaaaaacgaaaagaagatactaataaagatattaataataaaaaaacggaaataaaaaaaaaacacttaataaaaggaaaagaaaagaagaaaataataactaaaaataaaaaaacaataaaaagaggtaaataaataaataataataataaaaaaggggcgtcttcaaaacaaaaatgaggtattttaaaatacctcCCTGCCGAAATTTCATCTGAAATGATAGAAATTTCCGGCTTAAAAGacgagaaaaaagaaataaaaacggGTCAAAAATGGGGTATGACAGATGCCCCTATTTAAGTCTCTTCGTTACGGAGATTTAAAAGTGAAACTTTTAAAGCGACGGGTCGAAGAGATTTAAATACAGAGTACACCATTTTTGACCAATTTCAACTacaaaatgctatgaatgcaCTGTTATGCACGTAATGTTGCGAATGCTTGCGATGCAAGTATGAATGCAAGACGAGGTAAATGGCTCGACTGGGAATAACAAAACCAAATGGTACCCGATTTTGTTAAAGAAAAGGGGTCCGACTGGGGGTCACACGGTTTTACTGGGGGTAAATGTCAGCTGTTCGGGTTGACGACGAACTGCCACTGACGACAAAGGAACAAAGATAAATGCCAGATGatcgggttattgccgaactagcCAACTGTCCAGAATTGaagataaatgtcaactgttcgggttattgccgaactaatCAACtgacaaaaaacaaagataaatgtcaactgttCAGGTTATTGCTGAACTAATCAACTGACAAGAAGcaaagataaatgtcaactgttCAGGTTATTGCTGAACTAATCAACTGACAAGAAGcaaagataaatgtcaactgttcaggttattgccgaactagtcaactgacaaaaaacaaagataaatgtcaactgttCAGGTTATTGCTGAACTAATCAACTGAcaagaaacaaagataaatgtcaactgttCAGGTTATTGCTGAACTAATCAACTGACAAGAAGcaaagataaatgtcaactgttcaggttattgccgaactagtcAATCTGaccaaaaacaaagataaatatcAACTGTTCAGGTTATTGCTGAACTAATCAACTGACAAGAAGcaaagataaatgtcaactgttCAGGTTATTGCTGAACTAATCAACTGATGACATGAAACAGAGGCAAATGATGCACAAGCTGTtcattaaagaaattgccacTTGGCGGAGAGAGGGTGACACCTTTGGATCAGACCCATTGGGGATGACACTTGGGGAAATAGAAGATTACAAATTAttcatgattgattgaaatgaaAAGATGATTGAAGCAAGACTCATGATGGTTAATGCAGCCATGTACGCATGATATTGTCTTTATTGTACATGCATGAATGTGTATACGCATGAACGTATGAATGCCTGAATAACGACCCGACTTGTATGACTGTATGGAGGATTAACttgtatgattatgtgaatgatAAATTTGATGGAACAAGATTGGACAGGTAAGATTGAAAGTGACCCGACGTCGCATCACAAACACTCTGCAACCTTCAATGGGGATGATGCCACTAGGGTATATCAAAATAGCGACGGGGTAAAGTCCGCAGC belongs to Glycine soja cultivar W05 chromosome 5, ASM419377v2, whole genome shotgun sequence and includes:
- the LOC114411517 gene encoding pollen-specific leucine-rich repeat extensin-like protein 1, producing MGNCGSNPKTNEGPEAVPEPVIEEVKVEQKESSEANVETKLKDQTPNDSEIKSLGTLLNEKVEEAPKTEEVTAEPKPEEPKTDEVKVQEEKPKAEEAKAET